Below is a window of Planctomycetes bacterium MalM25 DNA.
GCGGCTTGGCGCCTCTCCCCCACGGCTGCCCTGCTAGCACGCGACGCGGGCGTTTCGTGTTCCGCCGGACGCCGCCCTTCCCTACCCTGCCCTCGCCCACCCAATCCCCATAGCACAGGCCCTCCCCCACCGTGGCCGATTTCCGCACCCACGTGACGTTCTCCAGCGCCATCGGCGCCGGGTACGCCGTGGTCGCGACCGGGGCGGGTTTCGACCTGGCCCCTTCGCTGGTCGCGGGCGGGCTGTGTGGCGTCGCGGGGATGCTGCCGGACGTCGACAGCGACTCGGGCGTGCCGCGCCGCGAGGCGATGGGCTTCGCGGCGGCCATCATCCCGATGCTCTTGGTGAGCCGGCTGCGCGATCTGCAACTCGAGCACGACGTGATCGTGCTGACCGCGGCGGGGCTCTACTTTCTGATCCGCTTTGTCGCCGCCGATTTGATCGGCCGTTGGAGCGTCCATCGCGGCATGTGGCACAGCATCCCCGCGGTGCTGATCTTCGCCGGGCTCGCTTTCCTCATCAGCAGCCCGACCGACGTGTTCGAACGCTACCTGAAGGCAGCGGCGGTTGGCCTCGGGTCGTTCAGTCACCTGCTGCTCGACGAGATCTACAGCGTCGACACGCGCGGTGTGGTGCCGCGGTTTAAGAAGTCGTTCGGCTCAGCGATCAAGTTCTGGGGCAAGAAGGGTTGGGCCAACTTCTCGACCTACGCCAAGCTGGCGGCCGTGGTGTTGGCGATCTCGATGGACTCGATGGTGCTCGACCGGCTCGAGCTGCGCAACCCCGAGGCGGCGGAACGACTGCGCGTCGCTTCGGAACGCCTCGACGGCGTGAAGGACCGGTTCGCCATCCGGCCGCGTGAGTCGGAGCCGACCGAAGCGGTCGCGAACGCCTTGTCATCTGCGGCTCCGAGGCAGGAAACGCCTCGCTCCGCGCCGGCGCCGACACGGCCTGCCACCCCGCCGCCGATCTTTAGGCGCCCCGACAACTCGCGTTGGTTCGCCCCGCCCCGCGAACGCCGGGACCACGAATTCATGCCGAACAACAGCCAAGCGCCGCCCGGCTGGCGGTAGGCGTTAGAGCAGGCTTCCGTTAATCGTAGCGAGTAGGTCGTCGGCGAGGCGAGCTGGGCAAGGCGACCGAAGCAGGCGAAGCGGTGCTTCGTCGATGCAGGTCAACGCGGCCCAACGAAGCCGCAGCCCGACCAACCGCTACGATTAACGGAAGCCTGCTCTAGCGTTGCGGCGACTCGACGACGAGCGTCACGGGCCCCTCGTTCACCAGGGCGACGCGCATCTCCGTGCGGAACCGCCCCGTCGCGACCTCGACGCCCGCTTCGCGGACGAGGCCGCCGAAGTGTTCGTAGAGCGAGTTGGCCTCGTCGGGCGGGGCGGCGCCGATGAAGCTGGGTCGTTTCCCCTTGCGGGTGTCGCCCAGCAGCGTGAACTGGCTGACGACCAGCATGCCGCCCCCCGTGTCGAGCAACGAGCGGTTCATCTTGCCCTCGTCGTCCTCGAAGATGCGGAGCCCGACAAGCTTGTCAGCCATCCACCGCGCCTCCGCTTCGCCGTCGCCGGCGGCGACGCCGAGCAGGACCATCAGGCCGGGCCCGATCTGCCCGACGACCTCCCCCTCGACGGTGACGCTCGCTTCGCTGACTCGTTGAACGACTGCTCGCATATCGGAACCGCCAGGACGCCCTCGGCGCCAAGAATCGCCAGGGGTGAGGGCTAGTTTTCGTGAACGACAGCCCCGATCCTGTCTATCTTCTCGATCCTGTCAAACCCTCGCCCCGCCCGTGCCCAACGTCCTGCTCGCCTACTACTGCCTGGCGATCGTCGCCGCCTCGGTCGCGGGGGGGCTGCTGCCCGGGTGGATGAAGCTCTCCCACCGGCGGACCGAGCTGATCGTCAGCTTCGTCGCGGGCACGATGCTCGGCGTGGCGATGCTGCACCTGCTGCCGCATGCGATCGCCGCCTCGAACGCCGCGTCCGAAGGGATCAATCCCTCGGCGACGCTCGGCGTGTTCCGTTGGACGCTCGTCGGCTTCCTGGCGATGTTCTTCATCGAGCGGTTCTTCTGTTTCCACCACCACGACGCCCCCGACGACGACGAGACGGGCCACGGCGGGCACAGCTGCGGCCACGACCACTCGCACAGCGAGCACGCTCCGCAACTCTCGTGGAGCGGCGCCGCGATGGGGCTGACGTTGCACAGCCTGCTGGCGGGCGTGGCCCTGGCGGCGAGCGTGCGGCACGCGCCGGACGGAGCCAGTTGGGCCGGCCTGGGGGCGTTCGTCGCGATTGTGCTGCACAAGCCGCTCGACGCCATGACGATCGCCGTGCTCATGGGACACGGGCGTTGGTCGGCTGGCATGCAGGCGGCCGTGAACGGCCTGTTCGCCCTGGCGGTGCCCGCTGGGGTGCTGCTGTTCAATCTGGGCGTCGCCCCGCTCGGCGGCGAGGGGGAAGCCTCCACCGGCGTGGCGGCGGGGGTCGCCTTCTCGGCCGGGGTGTTCCTGTGCGTCGCGATGAGCGACCTGCTGCCGGAGCTGCAGTTCCACGACCACGACCGGATCGCCCTCTCGATGGCGTTGGTGTTGGGTCTGGGAGTCGCCGAGCTGGCGCGTCAGCTGGAGACGCACAGCCACGGGCCGATGCCGGTGGAACAAGAAGGGGCCGAGGGGCCAATCGAGTCGCTCAGCCAGATCGGCGGGCTGCCGCCCGCGGCTGGGGCGTCTTGGCAGATGCGGCTCTAGAGCGAAAGGGCTCAGCCGGCCGAGCGGAACGCGTCGAAGCTCATGTAGCCGAGGATCGCCGCCGCCACCGCAAAACCGGCGTCCATGACGGTGCTCGCGCCGCCGAACGGCGCGCCAATCACCATGTCGAGGCCGAAGGCCAGCAGGAGCAGGCCGGCCACGGCCATGCCGAAGATCGACATCGCTTTCGCCATAGGGAGTGGTGCGGGTTCCGAGGGGCGTGAATCAAAGAGCCCCTGTTACCGGGCTGCAAGCCAATATAGTTGACCAGCTTGCCCTTTACAGCCATCCCCCCCATTCCACGCGAGCCGAACGGGGCAATCCGGCAAATGATCGTCGATCGTGTCGGTCGCTCCGGTTATCGGGGCGTTTCAGCGAATCAGCCCCTCACTCGGACGCCGAGCCACCGAATGGGCTGAATCGACCCGCCGGCCGTCGGCCGTCCACTGAGTCCAGTCCCCCGCCGGCTCGCCCGCGGCGTAGCGGCAGGCGGCGGCGCGGAGGCCGTTTTCGCGCCACCACGACCAATCCCCTTCGGCGAGACCGTTCTCGTACTTTCCTTCCAGGGCCAATTGGCCGTTCGGGTGCCACCAGCGGGCCGAGCCGGTCGCGACGCCGCGCTCGTATTCGGCCCGCAGCTTTGGCTGCCGGTTGGGCCACCACGCTTCCCGAACGCCGTGACGGAGTTCCTCGCCGGTCGCCTCGTACCGGGCCAAGGCGAGCCGCCAGGGGTCATCGGGGCTGACGGAGCGGGTCAGTGGCCCAAGCCACGACTCGCGGCTCTTCAGAGCGCCCGAAGGGTGGTGCTCCACGCGCTGGATGAGCTGACGCCCCGCCTCGTAGCTGGCTACCGCCCTCAAGCCGCCGGCGGCGTCCTGGAGCTCGACTTCGCCCACCGGCTGCCCCTCGGCGAACCGGCTGCGGCGGAAGACCTGGCCCTCGGGCGTATAGAGGACCGCTTCGCCGTGGCGTTGGCCCTGACGGAAGTCGATCTGGCTGACGAGCCGGGCCTCGGCGTCGAAGATCGACCAAGCGCCCTCGAGCTTGCCGTCGCGATAGCCGGCCTGCGAAAGGAACGGGCCGGTGAAGCCCGCGAACGGCTGGGTCGCCAGCAGCGGCGAGTCTTCCGTGTCCGCCCAGCGGCACCACGCCCCGGTCGGCTCGCCCCAGGCGTAGCGACCCTGGCCGATGAGCTGGCCCTCAACGTCCCACGAGCGCCAGGCGCCGTGGTTCACGTAGTCGCCCTCCGCGTTGAGCCGCACCTCACGCCGCACCCGGACGCGGCCGGCGGCGTCGCGTTGCAGGATGGTCTCGCTCCGGGCGCCCGTGGCGACCCCGGCCGGGGCCGGTCCCTCCTCAGCGCAAGCGGTCGCGGCCAGCGTCGCGACGATCGCTAAGGAGAGCCAAGGCTTCACGGGGACCTTTTCCGAACAGAGGCAGACTCGGCGCGCACGCGCCCCAACCCGTAGGACGGCATCGGCCGGCCCCCGGCGGGGAGTCCCGCGGTACCGCCCGAGCCGGGGCGACCGGCGCGACGCGACGCCCTTCGCCAGTCGGCACAGCCGGACCCCGCTCGGTGTCCCTGGGGACGCTAGCGGCCTAGAATCACCGCCTGCCAAGCTGTCTCACCGCGACGCCCCGCCGATGCCCGCCCCCGAACCCAGCCACGCCGCCCTGCCCCGCCTGGCGCTGACGATGGGCGACCCGGCCGGCGTTGGGCCGGAAATCCTCGCCGCGGTGTGGAACGACCCGCGGCTCTTCGAGACCTGCCGGCCCCTGGTCGTGGGCGATCGGGGCGCGATGACGCGGGCGATCGATCTGCTGGAGACACGCTGCAAAGCGATCGCCGCCAAGGACTGGCCCGCGGGATTCGACCAAGCCTCGCCGAGCGTGATGCCCTGTCTGGAGAGCCTGCCAACCGCGCTCGGCGAGTTCACACCGGGCGTCGTCAACGCGGCGACCGGCGAGGCGGCCTACCGGGCGGTCGTCGCCGCGGCAAAGGGCGCCCTCGCCGGCGACTGCCACGGCCTGGTCACCGCCCCCCTCAGCAAGGCGGCCCTGCAGGCGGCCGGGCACGACTACCCCGGCCACACCGAACTGCTCGCCGAGCTCTGCGGCGTCGAGCAATTCGCGATGATGCTCTACCTGCCGCAGGAGCTGGCGCCCAAGACGCGAGCGGGCATTGGCGTGGTGCACACGACGCTGCACACCTCGCTCCGCAATGCAATTGAGCAACTGACGACCGAACGGATCGTCGAGAAGTGTCGCCTCGCCCACGACGCGGCGGTCGCCTACGGCGTTGAGAACCCGCGTGTCGGCGTCGCGGCCCTGAACCCACACGGGGGCGAGGACGGCCTGTTCGGCGACGAGGAGTCGCGTCTCATCGCGCCGGCGATCGCCGAAGCCCGTGCCGCCGGCATCGACGCCAGCGGCCCGCACCCGGTCGACACGCTGATGGTCCGCGCCGTCGGCGGCGAGTTCGACGCGGTCGTCGCCATGTACCACGACCAGGGGCACATCGCCCTGAAGCTGCTCGGCATGCACGGCGCGGTGAACATCACGCTTGGCCTGCCGATCGTGCGGACGAGCGTCGCCCACGGCACCGCGCCCGATAAAGCGTGGCGCGGCGTCGCGGAGACGGGCGGCATGCTCGCCGCGGTACGGAGCGCCGCCGCCCTCGCCCGCCAACGAAGCTAACCCCCCTGCCCCGCCCCGATGCCCGACAAGAAACCTCGCACCGTCTGCGTCTACTGCGCGTCGAGCCGCTCGGCCGATCCGAAGTACGCCCAGTCGGCCCGCCGCCTCGGCGGGCTGCTCGCCGAAGCGGGCGTCGAAATCGTGTACGGCGGCGGTGCGGTCGGCTCGATGGGCGCACTGGCCGACGGGGCCCTCGCCGGGGAGGGACGCGTCGTCGGCGTGCTGCCGCACTTCATGGACGAGGTCGAGTGGGGCCACACCGCGCTGACCGAGCTGAGGCTGGTCGCCGACATGCACGAGCGCAAGCGGACGATGCTCGAGGGCGTCGACGCCACCGTCGCCCTGCCCGGCGGGTGCGGCACGCTGGAGGAGCTGCTCGAGGCGATCACCTGGAAACGGCTCGGGCTGTTCTTCGAGCCGATCGTCGTCGTCAATCAGGACGGTTACTTCAATCCGTTGCTCGCGACGTTGAACCGTGCGGTCGATGAGCGGTTCATGAACCCACAACACCGCGCGATGTGGAGCGTGGTTGAGTCGGTCGAGCAGGTCCTGCCCGCGATCGAAGCGACCCCGCCTTGGGACCGCGACGCGAGGAGCTTTGCGGGGGCCTGAATCCCCTGACTCCCGTCGGGGGCTGAGGAACACGACTCCGGCACTCGCAACTCGCAACTCGCAACTCACAACTCACAACTCACAACTCACAACTCGAATGCCCTCGCTCATCGACCTGCCGTCGGACGACTCGTGCGTGATGTATCTGCTGCGTCACGGGGCGACGCCGCCCAACCTAGTTGACCCGCCCGTCATGCAAGGGGACGGCGTCAACGAGCCGCTGGCGCCGCTCGGCCGGGAGCAGGCCGCCCGCGCGGCAGAAGCCCTAGCGGGGCGTCCGCTGAGAGCGGTCTATTCGAGCCCCCTGCACCGGGCAATGGAGACCGGCGCCGCCGTCGCCGAACGGCACGGCCTCGAGGTCACACCGGTCGACTCGCTCCGCGAGGTGAACGTCGGCGAGTGGGAGGGGAGCAATTGGCCCGACATTGAACGCAACCACCCCGAGGCGTACCGCGCCTTCCGCGAGGACCCGGGCGTGAACGGCTACCCGGGGGGCGAGACCCTCCAAGGCCTCCGCGACCGCATCGCCCCGACGCTCGCCGGGCTGATGCAGCGGCACGTCGGGCAGGAGATCGCGGTGACGGCGCACAGCGTGGTGAACCGGGTCTACGTCAGCTCGCTGCTGGAGATCCCGCTCGCCAAGGGCTACTTCATTCCGCAGGCGAACTGCTGCATCAACCTGGTCCGCTGGCGAGACGGGAAGGCGAAGATCGTTTCGTACAACGGGGTCGGCCACCTGATGTGACCCGCCCGCTAACGCCGCTCGGTCGGCGCCTCGGCCAGCAGGCCGGCGCCGCTATGGCGATCGCGGAGCAGACGCAGCTCGCGGTCGGTCCGATCGACCCAGTTGTCGTCGCTCGCCCGGTAAGCGAACAGCCGCGGGTCGTGCGGCGCTCGGATCGGCCGGCGAGCCAGCTCGATCTTCAGCAGCGGCTTGGTGCTCGGACGCAGCATCGACTCGTCGGGCATGCCCTCGTCGGAGAGGGGGTCGCGGGCGTCGCGGTACTCGATGAGCCGGGGAAAGGAATCCGCCTCCGACAGGGCGATCACCACATGCTGCGGCGCCCGCCTGGGAAGCGTGCCCCCTTCGACCAGTTGCCCCCGACGCGATTCGCGCCAGCGGCCCACCATCGCGAGAACCGTGTCGCCACGGAAATGCATCCGGTGCGGCGGCCCGAAGGTGAAGGCCTCGTCGAGGCCGGCGAGAAGCATCGGCACGCCACCGAATCGTGACCAATCGAGAGACGCGTTGGCGCCGGCTTTGGTGATCAGTTGCCGGACTTCGCGCAAGTCGATGCGCGTCACCGAACGCTCCGGGTGCGAGGGGTCGTGCCCCCAAGCGAGGTCGGTCCACAAGAACTGGCCGTCGGAGAGCCGCAGCAGCCGGGTCGGGGCGCCCGCCAGCTCGCCGGTCACCTCCAGCAGGAACTTCCGCTCGTCGCCGCCGCCGCTCTGGTGGTAGACCCCCTGCGTGTGGACGGCGGCCCCGTCGAGCCAGCCCTCCTGTCGGATGGCGGCGGAGATCGATCCGCTACGCTCGAACAACTCGGCCCCACGCCGCAACAAGGGGTTGCCCGGTCCCTCCTCAAGGCGAGCGGCGGTGGAGGGGGCCGCCAGCGGGTCCGATTCCGCGACGGTCTCGACGATTTCGATGACCCCGTCGATCCGTTCCCGCGCCAAGCGGTCTGCTAGCAGGCGGTCGGTGAGCTCGAGGC
It encodes the following:
- the dtd gene encoding D-tyrosyl-tRNA(Tyr) deacylase, with product MRAVVQRVSEASVTVEGEVVGQIGPGLMVLLGVAAGDGEAEARWMADKLVGLRIFEDDEGKMNRSLLDTGGGMLVVSQFTLLGDTRKGKRPSFIGAAPPDEANSLYEHFGGLVREAGVEVATGRFRTEMRVALVNEGPVTLVVESPQR
- a CDS encoding zinc transporter ZupT translates to MPNVLLAYYCLAIVAASVAGGLLPGWMKLSHRRTELIVSFVAGTMLGVAMLHLLPHAIAASNAASEGINPSATLGVFRWTLVGFLAMFFIERFFCFHHHDAPDDDETGHGGHSCGHDHSHSEHAPQLSWSGAAMGLTLHSLLAGVALAASVRHAPDGASWAGLGAFVAIVLHKPLDAMTIAVLMGHGRWSAGMQAAVNGLFALAVPAGVLLFNLGVAPLGGEGEASTGVAAGVAFSAGVFLCVAMSDLLPELQFHDHDRIALSMALVLGLGVAELARQLETHSHGPMPVEQEGAEGPIESLSQIGGLPPAAGASWQMRL
- a CDS encoding MORN repeat variant, whose amino-acid sequence is MKPWLSLAIVATLAATACAEEGPAPAGVATGARSETILQRDAAGRVRVRREVRLNAEGDYVNHGAWRSWDVEGQLIGQGRYAWGEPTGAWCRWADTEDSPLLATQPFAGFTGPFLSQAGYRDGKLEGAWSIFDAEARLVSQIDFRQGQRHGEAVLYTPEGQVFRRSRFAEGQPVGEVELQDAAGGLRAVASYEAGRQLIQRVEHHPSGALKSRESWLGPLTRSVSPDDPWRLALARYEATGEELRHGVREAWWPNRQPKLRAEYERGVATGSARWWHPNGQLALEGKYENGLAEGDWSWWRENGLRAAACRYAAGEPAGDWTQWTADGRRVDSAHSVARRPSEGLIR
- the pdxA gene encoding 4-hydroxythreonine-4-phosphate dehydrogenase: MPAPEPSHAALPRLALTMGDPAGVGPEILAAVWNDPRLFETCRPLVVGDRGAMTRAIDLLETRCKAIAAKDWPAGFDQASPSVMPCLESLPTALGEFTPGVVNAATGEAAYRAVVAAAKGALAGDCHGLVTAPLSKAALQAAGHDYPGHTELLAELCGVEQFAMMLYLPQELAPKTRAGIGVVHTTLHTSLRNAIEQLTTERIVEKCRLAHDAAVAYGVENPRVGVAALNPHGGEDGLFGDEESRLIAPAIAEARAAGIDASGPHPVDTLMVRAVGGEFDAVVAMYHDQGHIALKLLGMHGAVNITLGLPIVRTSVAHGTAPDKAWRGVAETGGMLAAVRSAAALARQRS
- the fas6 gene encoding LOG family protein ORF6 in fasciation locus; protein product: MPDKKPRTVCVYCASSRSADPKYAQSARRLGGLLAEAGVEIVYGGGAVGSMGALADGALAGEGRVVGVLPHFMDEVEWGHTALTELRLVADMHERKRTMLEGVDATVALPGGCGTLEELLEAITWKRLGLFFEPIVVVNQDGYFNPLLATLNRAVDERFMNPQHRAMWSVVESVEQVLPAIEATPPWDRDARSFAGA
- the pspA_2 gene encoding Phosphoserine phosphatase 1, which codes for MPSLIDLPSDDSCVMYLLRHGATPPNLVDPPVMQGDGVNEPLAPLGREQAARAAEALAGRPLRAVYSSPLHRAMETGAAVAERHGLEVTPVDSLREVNVGEWEGSNWPDIERNHPEAYRAFREDPGVNGYPGGETLQGLRDRIAPTLAGLMQRHVGQEIAVTAHSVVNRVYVSSLLEIPLAKGYFIPQANCCINLVRWRDGKAKIVSYNGVGHLM